In the genome of Calothrix sp. PCC 6303, the window TACTAATGATAGATTATAAACAAAATAGTAATAGAGAATTTATATTTAGATTGTGAATATACACCAAGGTTCAAAAGCTGATGCAGCTATCTTGTTCCGGAAAGACTCATTCAAAAATCAAACCGGATTTCTAGGAATTTATTTTTTGATTTGAATACTTATCAAATATATTGACAATTTCAAAAAAATATAAATTTATTATTGATTGAGCAAAATTTGATAGTTTTGTGCATTTTTTCATTGATTGTCATGATTTTTAATCATTTTGTTAATCAAATATGGGACATACAATAGGGTTGCTAAATACTTATTCAACTTTAAATATTGGTGATGCTGCAATTTATACCGCTCTGACTGCCTTAGTATCTGAGGCTAAAGTAGTAGCTCAATTTCAAGATTTAGAACCGAATTATATTCCTGGGTTGCAAATTTTGCCACAGATAGGAACTTGTAATGCCTATATCAGTGTAGGTGGCGATATTTTCAATAATGCCCGCGAAGGTTTGATCACGAAAGCTTTTATTAAAAATCTTTTGCAATTGCAGCGATCGCCTCGGCATACTTTTGTGTTTGGACAGTCAATTCCGCGCTCGTGTCACGGTTTGAGTTTCCAGGCTTTGGCATTTTTTTGGCGGCGTTTAGCTGCTGTTTGTGTTCGGGATGTCCAAAGCCATCAACGTTTAATCCAAGCTGGAGTAAAGGCAATTTTGTCTTTTGATGTCGCCTTTAGTCTCTCTGTCACTGAAGAGGCGAAGATCAGGGCAAAACAGGTTTTACAAGCTCTAGATATTTCCCCAGACTCAGCTGCATTGATTTCTCTGCGTGCTTTTGACTCGATGTATAGCCATGATAATCAGCAGTTTCAAACTCAACTGGTGACTCTTAGTCGTAACTTGTACAAACAGGGATATCAACCTGTATTGCTGATTCAATCTCAAGCCTACGGTGCTGATAATGACTTAGCAGTGGCAGAAGAAATCGCTCGCCAAGTTCCAGAACTCAAGATTTTTAATCCCTTTGTCGTCACTCATGAATTGCCCAATTGGCAACTAGTAATGGGAGCATTGGCAATTTGTCGTTTGATTGTTGCCATTCGCTATCACACAGCAGTTCTAGCTTTAGCTAGTGGTAAAGTTCCTTTTAATTTGTACTACTCAAATAAGGGCAAAGATTTAACCCAACGGTTGGGAATCCCTGGGTGCAGCTTGGAAGAGTTCAACCCACATACAGATATAAATGCGATCGCTGCCACCGCTGATGCAACCTTTGACGATGCGGCGATTCGTCAACAGGTTAAACAAGACTTCCAAACATGCTATAGCCAAGTAGTACCAAAATGAAAGCCAAAGTTTGTCATCTGGTGGGTGGTCAGGGTATGGGCTGGACTGGTGGCATCAAAGCCACTTTAAAAAGTTTAGAAATGTCCCATCTATCACAAAAATTTGAGTTTGCGATCGCACCTTTGTCAGATGCATCATTTATTGTCAGACAACAGCGACCTGATGTAATTGTGGTTCATGCAGCTTCCTCTTGGCGGGGGTTGTTGTCCCTCTGGAAGCTGAAGCGTTCATCCAAGTTAATTGTCAATGAACACCATTATTCAGCCAGCTTTGAAGCCTTTAATGTTCCCTCAGTGGCTCGGTTTCATGGGATGCTCAAACTGACTTATGGAATGTGCGATCGCGTCATTGCTGTTTCTGTAGGACAACAGCAATGGATGCAGAAAAATAAATTAGTTGCGCCTGATAGGATTGCCCTGATTCAGTCTTCGCGGATGGTTGATCAATTCTTAGCTGTTTCCCCCAAACCCAGAGTTGCAAATCAACCATTTGTGTTAGGAGCCTATGGACGCTTTTGTTGGCAAAAAGGGTTTGATATTCTGATTGAAGCAGTCAAACAACTTCCTGATTCCCAAATTACATTACAACTGGGTGGTAGTGGAGCAGACGAAGCCAAGTTAAAAGAATTAGCTGCTACCTGCCCTGATATTGAATTTGTCGGTCGCATTGATGATGTACCTGCTTTTTTGAGTCATTGTGATGCTGTGGTTATTCCCTCCCGTTGGGAACCTTGGGGTAATGTGTGTTTAGAAGCTCGGGCGGCAGCTAAACCGATTATTGCGTCTGCGGTGGATGGTTTGAGTGAACAGATGCAAGGCTGTGGACGACTGATCCCAGTAGAAAACCCAGTAGCACTAGCTAAAGCAATTCAAGAATTAGCCGCTCTACCATCTGTCCAATTAGCACAGATGGGACAAGAAGGAAAAGCCTCAGCAATCACCGCTTGGGAGACTTATTTATCTAATTGGCAAGGGTTGCTAGAGGAAGTAATATGAAAGCGATCGCTCAGGCTCTAGCTGCTTTCAAAAAAGACCGATTTGTCCGCAACATTGGCTGGATGGGGTCTTCCGAATTAGTGATTCGGGTATTCCGCCTGGTGACTACCGTGATTCTCGCCCGGTTGCTCAGTCCTGAAGACTATGGACTCGCTGCCATTGTCCTCATGACTCACGACTTTATTCGGGTATTTACCCGCAATGGTATTGCAGACAAAATTATCCAGGCGGATGCATCCGAGGTTGAAGAGTTGTGCCGTACAGCTTATGGATTGAATTGGTTAATTGCTTTGGTTCTTTTCACCCTGCAATGTTTAGTATCCTTAGCGATCGCCCAATTCTACGGTAATTTCCATCTCATTGTTCCTATCTGTTTAATTGCCATCACCTACCTGATCTATCCTCTAGCGATGGTGCAAACAGCCCTGATTCGTAGAGAAAATCGCTTGAATATTTTGGCTTTGATCAGTTTAGTTCAAATTTCCACAGATAACGTTCTGACAGCGATTTTAGCCTTATCTGGCATGGGAATGTGGGCGATCGTTTTACCGAAATTTTTGGTGGCTCCCATCTGGATTATTCTCACGTTTAAATATCATCCTTGGCGGATGACTAAATCTTTCTCCTTTAATAAATGGCAACAAATTACCTCCTTTGCCAGCCGCATTTTGGGAGTCGAGTTACTCACCATCTTTCGGGAAAACGTCGATTATCTCTTAATTGGTCGGTTTGTCGGTGTGCAAGCTTTAGGGGTTTATTACTTCGCCTTTAATGCTGGTTTAGGAATTAGCTTGAGCGTCATTAATGCCATTCGCGTATCCCTATTTTCGGATCTGTGCAATCTGAACTCTCAACCTAGCTTATTTGCTCAACGCTATCTGCAAAGCCTACGCAAAATAGCCATGATGATTGTGCCTCTGGTGGTGCTGCAATCCAGTTTAGCTCCCTTTTATGTTCCCTTAATATTTGGGCAGAAATGGGTTGAGCGTGGAGCCGTACCCATCTTAATTTTGATTTGTATTTCAGCCCTATCTCGCCCCTTTGCTGATGCAGCCTCTTTGATGTTCCGAGCCTTTGGTCAGACGCAAATTGAATTGCGCTGGAATATCATATTCACTATTTTTCTAGCCATTGCTATTTGGGTAGGAACCCAGTGGGGTATCTTAGGAGCTGCGGTTGCTGTCATGGCAACTCACCTGATTCTACAGCCCCTATATACCCTTTGGGCTACAAGGCAAACCCTACCAAAATTTTTACAGGAGGCTAAAGGATGATCACAAATAGCCCAAGGATATCAGTAGTGATACCCGCCTACAATGCTGCACAATTTTTACCAGCAGCAATTACTTCTGTGCAACACCAGACTTTTTCCGATTGGGAACTACTAATCATTAATGATGGTTCTACGGATGACACAGTTGAGGTTGTCAGACAATATGAACAAAGAGATACCCGTATTCATCTAATTAACCAAGTGAATCAGGGCGTATCTGCTGCTCGTAACCAAGGAGTGGAAAACAGCCAAGGTCAAATCATCGCCTTTCTGGATGCTGATGATCAATGGCTACCTAAAAAATTATGCATACATCTGGAACATTTACAGTCCAATCCTGATTTAGGGGTTAGCTTTGCCCAAGTAGAAATACTGAATCCGTCGGGTGAACCAAGTGGACAGGTTTCTAGTGGTCGTTTAACTCATTTAAAATCCGAATATTTCCTTTCAGAAAACCCCACCACTACTACTTCTAATTGGGTTATCCGCAAAGAAGTATTTAGTCAAGTAGGAGGCTTTTGCCATGATATGAGCTACTCCGAGGATATGGAATGGCTACTTAGGGTAATTTGCACTAGTGATTGGCAAATTGTAGGTATTAACCAAGTGTTGACTCAATATCGTACCAGTTCCAGTGGGCTGTCTGCTCAGTTGTATCAGATGGAAGCAGGCTGGAATCAACTTGTGCAGAAGGCGAAAATTTATGCACCCCAATTGGTTGAGCAGCATTTTGCTTTAGCTCAGGCTATACATTTACGTTATTTAGCTCGGCGGGCTTTTCGTCTGAAATTACCTGCAAAAGTGGGAGTTGATTTTATCAGCCGTGCTTTGCATTCTGATTGGCGATTGTTTTTCTATCAAACTCGGCGGACTTTATTAACTTTGGTTGCGGTGTTTGGGATGTTGATACTTGAGAAGGTTTTTCTCATCCAGAGACATTCCCCTGTTGAGGAAAGTATCCATCGTGTAGAAAGTCATAGTTGAGTATGTGTAAAAGATCCCCTGTACTCGACCAACCCAAGATTGCCGGGTAGGGCAAGCAGGGGGGCAGGGGGAGAAGAGAGGCAGGGGGGAAAGAGGTGTTTTCTTCATCCAAGGCGGGCAACCCAAGTCCCTGCCAGCAAGCAAACTTACCTTGCCAGACTACTAGTTTTATACTTCCATCTGTTAGCGATTAGCTAAAACCTTACTAATCAAAGCTAATAGCGATTTTAAAAGTCCAATTTCTAACCGTTTTCAGTATACCTAAAAGGAAACCTCTGTTTCTCGTTCCCTTCTTATTGAATTACAAATACGTAGCTTGCTTCTCGCCTTTGGCGAGTATTAGGAATTATGAAATTATCTGTAATTATTCCAGTTTACAATTCGGAATCTTCGGTGGCGGCGACGCTACGGTCTGTTCTTGCACAAACCTATGATGACTTTGAAGTGATCATTGTTGATGATGGTTGTACAGATAACAGCATTGATATCTGTAAGCAGTTTCATGACTCCCGCATCAAGATTATCCAGCAACAAAATCGAGGATTGGCAGGAGCGAGAAACACTGGTATTCGTCACGCGCAGGGGGAATATTTAGCTTTTGTTGATAGTGATGACCTGTGGTTAGCGGAGAAATTAGCCAAACATATTCAGCATTTTGAGCGATCGCCTGAAGTTGGGGTGAGTTTTTCCCGCTCTAGCTTTATTGATGACCAAGGTGAGCCTTTGGGAATTTATCAGATGCCTAAATTAACAGATATTACGCCAGAATATTTATTCTGTCGCAATCCTATTAGTAATGGGTCATCGGTGGTGATTCGTCGAATTGTTTTGGAAGCTATTAAGTTCCAAGAGAATCTTTATGGCGAAATTGAAGATTTTTATTTTGACGATCGCTTTCGTCAATCTGAAGATATTGAGTGTTGGCTGCGAATTGCGCTGCAAACTAATTGGAAAATAGAAGGTATACCCGAAGCTCTCACCCTCTATCGGGTGAATATGGGTGGTTTGTCAGCTAATGTTCTCAAACAATATGAATCTTGGGAGCAAATTCTCGTCAAAACCCAGGTCTATAATCCTCAGTTTATCGACCTATGGGGAAACAAAGCTAGAGCTTATCAACTACGATACTTAGCCCGAAGAGCAACCAGACAGCGAGCGCCAAAAATTGCCGTTAACCTCTTGCACAAAGCTGTAGGAATATATTGGCGGATTTTTGTAGAAGAACCTCAACGTACATTTATTTCTTTTGGTGCTGCTTATCTTTTATGGATTCTACCGCAATTTTTGTATCAGAATTTAGAAAAATTAATGATGCAAATTACTGGAGCAAATCAACAGCGACGTATTTTGCATGAGCAGAAATCAGAATTCAAGCCGATGAATTCTGAAGTATTTAATTCATAAATATGAAGGGAAAAAGTTAATGAAAGTTTTACTAGTTTGTTCTTCGGGTGGGCATTTTAAAGGTCTTCAGCAATTGCGTCCTTTTTGGGAACAGCATGAACGAGTTTGGGTGACTTTTAAAACTGCAACCACAGAGGCTTCTTTGGCAGAAGAAACAGTGTTTTGGGCTTATAGTCCTACCAATCGGAATTTGCCCAATTTGTTTAAAAATCTGCTGCTGGCTTTTCAGGTGATCAGGGAAACTCAACCACAACTGATCATCTCAACAGGAGCAGGTGTTGCTGTTCCCTTTCTGATTATTGGCAAATTATTTGGTAGCAAAACAGCATTTATTGAATCTGTAACTCGGATTCATACTTTGAGTTTATCTGCCAAATTAGTTTTACCTTTTTTGAGCGTCCTATATGTGCAATGGGCACAACTGCAAACCCGTTATCCTCAAGCTGAACTTATAATTCCTCAGGAAAGTGTATGATTTTAGTCACAGTCGGTACAGAACAATATCCTTTTAATCGCCTCATGTCTTGGATTGAGGTCTTGCTACAAAGTGAACTGATTCAAGAAGAAGTTGTAGTGCAGTATGGAACTTGCACGGTTTTACCTGCTGGTGCTAAGGTTTATCGTCTCATCAAAGAAGACAAATTTCAGGAGTTGATTAAGCAAGCGCGAATAGTGATTGCTCATTGTGGGGAAGGAACTTTACTCTTGTTAGATTCTTTAGATAAGCCTTACATTTTAGCGGCTCGTAGTCAGAGATTTGGTGAACATGTTGATGAGCATCAAGTCGAACTAGCTCTAGCACTATCACAACTGAATGTACCCATTGCTTGGTGTCCAGGAGATTTAGTGCGATTTATCGAGACTCCAAAAAAAGTCTCCATTTCTGATGTGTCTACTGCTAGTGCGATCGCACTATGCAATAGTCTAGAATCTCGCTTTGGTGAATCCTTAGGAGTTATGTAAAAATAAGTTGCGTAACTTCAAGATAGCAAACAAGTGGTTGCCAATAAATTTTATGCTGGATTATGTCAACAGTAAGACAGTATAAAAATCATGCGCAAACAGGGTGCAGTAATCAATATTAGAGAAAAATACAGAGAAATAAGCCCTTACTTAAATGAACGAACACGTAGGATTTGGGCAGGAACAGAGGCTTTGGGGTTAGGATATGGGGGAATTACAGCAGTATCAGAGGCAACAGGTTTAAGTCAAAATACCATTCGCTCAGGCATAGAAGAATTACTTTTGTCGAGTGAAAATCCGACGCAAACGGCAAGGATACGCAGTCGTGGTGGTGGACGTAAAAAATTGACGATGGCAGATAAAACTTTAAAGCAAGATTTAGACTCTTTGGTAGAACCAACAAGCCGTGGAGACCCAGAATCACCCCTGCGTTGGAGTTGTAAGAGTTTAGCAAAACTAGCTTCAGAGTTAAAAAACATGGGACATAAGGTATGCAGCAAAACTGTTTCAACCTTACTTAAAAGTATGGGCTATAGCTTACAAGGAAATCGCAAAACTCAGGAAGGCAAACATAACCCTGACAGAGACCAGCAATTTGTTCACATTAATAGAACTGTACGACAGTTCCAAAATCAGAAACATCCAGTAATTTCAGTGGACACAAAGAAGAAAGAATTAATCGGTAACTATAAAAATTCTGGCGTGGAGTGGGAACCTTCTTCGTCACCCACTCAAGTCAAAGTTCACGACTTTGTTGACCCGGAGTTAGGCAAAGCAATACCTTACGGCGTATACGATTTACAACATAATCAAGCTTGGGTAAGTGTAGGTATTGACCACGACACAGCATCGTTTGCAGTCGAGACAATACGGAATTGGTGGTTCAATATGGGAAAACCATTATATCCAGATAGTCAGCATCTTCTGATTACAGCCGATTGCGGAGGTAGTAATAGCTACCGTAGCCGCCTCTGGAAACTGAAATTACAAGAGTTTGCGGAGCAAACAGGATTAACTGTTCACGTTTGCCATTTTCCACCTGGAACTAGCAAATGGAATCGAATCGAGCATCGATTATTCTGCCATATTTCTCAAAACTGGCGAGGACGACCCTTGGATAGCTTAATGGTGATTGTAAGCTTGATTGGTAATACAAGTACAAAACATGGCTTAACAGTTCACGCACAAGTAGACCCAAATCAGTATCAAATAGGTATTAAAGTATCCGATGAAGACTTCAATGCTATTGCCATCACAAAAGATACTTTTCATGGTGAATGGAACTATCAAATTAGCCCTAGAAATTCAACGTAGTTTATCAATTTATTTTTACACGACTCCTTACCAGAACTTTCAGTAGGTATATAAAAATTATGACTTCTCATTCCAAGACAATAATATCCCTAGATACCACTCGTAAAGGTAGTGTTCTATTAGTACATTTGCCTCCTAGATTAACTGTGATCGAGGCTGTTTCTTTTCGGAAGTATTTTCAAACTTTAGTAGAAGACAACACGATCACAAAAATTATCTTGGATTTTGGCAAAACCACAATTATCGATAGTAGTGGTGTTGGGTCATTAATTAGTAACCACAAATCTGCACAGACGAAAAATATCAAATTAATCTTTTGGAGTGTTACTTCTCAAGTTAAATTAGCTTTTTCTCTGGTTGGTTTGGAGAAAATATTTAACATTGAACCCAACACCGAGGCTATTATCCCCACTGCAAACCGCAAAACTGAACAGCGTCCACCCTTAACTCATCCGTCAGTGCGATCGCCGATGAAACGTGCCATTGATATTGTGGGTGCCATCATTGGGTTAATGATAACTGGAGTGTTATTTGTGCCGATTGCGATCGCTATTAAACTTGATAGTCCAGGTTCCATACTTTTTAGCCAAATTCGTTGCGGTTGGATGGGACAAAGGTTTCGCATCTGGAAGTTTCGTTCGATGGTGACTGATGCTGAAGCCCTTAAAGCTACTATTACAAACCAAGCATCTGGCGCTTTTTTCAAAAGTGATTGTGATCCACGCATTACCCGTATTGGTCACTTTCTTCGCAAGACCAGTTTAGATGAATTTCCGCAATTTTGGAATGTTCTGATGGGAGATATGAGTTTAGTTGGTACTCGACCAGCAACCCCAGATGAGCTAGAACAGTATGAAATTCGTAATTGGCAAAGATTTGATGTCAGACCTGGAATTACTGGTGAGTGGCAGACTAATGGTCGCTCAAAAATTCGTAACTTTGAGGATGTTATCGAACTCGATTTGCGATACCAGAAAAACTGGAGTTTAGTCTATGATCTCAAGCTCATATTCAAAACTATTATGGTTGTGTTTAATAAGGATTCAGGGGCAATGTAAATGTCAGCGGAAACAGATTTATTAATCCGTAACTCTAGCTTACAAGTTGCCAGTGATTTAGATGCGATGATAACAGTTGTGGAATGGTTCGATCAATTGAACTGCTCATTTTTACCCGAACAATTGTGGGTAGAAGCACAAACTGCTTTGATTGAGGGCTTTACAAATGTGGTTCGCCATGCTCACAGCCACCTTAGTCCTCAAACTCCTGTCGATCTAGAAGTACAAATTTGCCATGAATATTTCCAGATTCGTATTTGGGATCAAGGTGATCCTTTTGATTTAGAAGCAGCTTTAGAAGATCTCAGCCAAGAAACAGGAGATCAGGCATTTAATCCTTTAAATCGTGATAAACATTGGGGCTGTATCTTTTTCCTTAAGCTCCAAAGAGACTATCACTGGACTATTAGTTATACTTGTGGAATAGGAAATAAAAACTGCTTATTGCTAAGGAAAAATTTAGTTTTTTAAGGAGGATACTTGTAAATTCGGTTGAGGCTTTGCGTAACTTGCTTATCGCAGAGTAAAATCAAATTTTCTAAGTTTTCTAGAGGTTTCTTTCCACCAGGGTAAGCTATAACCCAACCTATGCAAAATCAGGCTTTTAGCTCTAACTATAGCTTACTACTTTCTGATAAGCTACTGTATGTCTACTGCGGATAATTGCCGTATTAGTCTATAAAACTTCCTTTATCAGAAATTATAATAAGTAGATGGTTAGAAATAAACAGAAATATGTAACAGAATACAAACTTAGCTTAAACCCTTAACACTACTCACTACTCAGTCCCCACAACGATAATTTTTCCTACCTACCTATCTACTTAGTTATTCAATTAAAATTGCTTCTAAATTACTACAGTAATATTTATAAAAATGGCTACGATAACTGATTCTAAAATCAAAATCTTAGTGATTGATGATGACCGAGTTCTTCAACTCATTTTAAAAAAGACCCTTCAAGATCAAGGATATGAAGTTATTGTTGCTTCAAATGGTGAACAGGGATTAGAGCAAGCTAAACATCTACGTCCAGCTATGATTATTTGTGATTGGCAAATGGGAGAAATGGATGGCTTAGAAGTCTGTCGCCAAATTAAATCTCAACCACTGCTATCAACAACGTTTTTTATCCTGCTGACTTCACGTAAAGCTGTGGAAGATCGGGTTGAAGGTTTAGACACGGGTGCAGACGATTTCTTGAGTAAACCCATTGAGATCAATGAATTAAAAGCACGAGTAAGATCTGGACTGAGACTATATCACACTAATCAAAAACTTCAACAATTAGCTGAGGATCTACATATCCAAAAACAGCTTTTAGAGACAGAGTTAAATGAAGCTGCTGATTACGTTAAATCTATTCTTCCGGAATCAATGTCGGGGTTAATCACAATTAATTCCAAGTTTTTACCTTGTAATCAATTGGGTGGTGATTGCTTTGATTACTACTGGCTAGATGAAAATCACCTAGTTATATACCTCCTTGATGTCTCTGGACATGGATTAGCCGCAGCTCTTCCTTCAATTTCGGTGCATAATTTATTGCGATCGCATTCTCTTCCCAAAGCCAGTCTTTATGAACCATCGGAAGTTCTCCAGAACTTGAATGAGATATTTCAAATGGAGAAGCAAAATGACCAATACTTTACGATCTGGTATGGAGTTTTTGACCGAAGCTCTTCTCAATTAACCTATGCTAGTGCTGGTCATCCTCCGGCTTTACTACTTTCTCAAACTGCTCACTCAAGTTTAGAGATCAAACACTTAGTTACCCCAGGTCAACCAATTGGAGCGTTTGCAGAAGCCGAATATCGCAATGCTATATGTGAGATTGAAGATCCGAGTAAACTCTATGTTTTCAGCGATGGAGTTTATGAAGTTGAACAGTCTGATGGTAGCTTATGGGATTTAAACGGTTTCATTAATTTACTAGTTGCATATAATCAACCATTTAAATTGGGCTTAGACCATATTTTAGAAGCAATAGAAACCTCAACAGGTAGTAAAGCTTTTATAGATGACTGTTCATTAATAGAAATCAACTTTAATCATAGTTGTTGACAGGATGGTAGTGCTAAATAGCTAATGATGCATTACCCGGATTTCTCACAAGATTTGAGAAAATTGAAATTACCGTCATTCCAGCACTCTTAGAAATGTTGGATATGTCTGAGCCTAGGAAGCAGTCGATGATGTAAGTAAGCTAATACCTGAATTTGACACTCTCAGCGTCTTTAGACACTGAGATTCTAACTTCAACCTAGTTATTTGCTCTTGATGGTTTTACTGGGAATGATTCACTTTACGGTGGTGGTGGAAATGATTTATTGATTGTTTCTGCGGGGAATGATTTGGTTAGCGCAAGATATTCTAGAAAGAGAGTAATATATTTTTGAGTGCGATTGCAATTATCCAAAAACTACTGAGCAAGTTGTGGTTGAAGTTATCCTACGTGGACTTTAAATCAATCCAAAAGCGCTCGATTTCTTTGCTGTCACTTTCAAACCATAAACAGAATTATTCACAATATCTTCTCCGTAGGGTGTCAGGTTTGAGAAATCACCGTTTTCTGCCATCTGTCGCTCTGTACATCTATCTTTCCACCAACTCCAAGCAAACCAACCAATTTGCTGCTGTTTTAGAATCGGCAACAATTTTTGATAGGTAAAATTATTTTTGGGAGCATGGTTTTTACCAGTACCATCAAGGTCATAATAGCAGTATGAAGTTGAATTATTAATGTTTTCATCTTGTTTATTGGCAATTTCACCGAAAACTATCGGTAAATTAGCATCGAGCGCAGGTTTAAGTTGTAGCATCCCATTATAACCAGCCCAATAAGCGTGACAGCTAAATAGAAGATTGCGCGAGCGATCGCTATTAATTAATTCCTTGCCGATCTTTGTAAACACCTCAATTGACGTACCGCAATCGGGTGCGTCAATCATAATGGGAACTTGTAAGTGTTGACGGATTCTAGCGATCGCATTTTTGTAAGTATCTTTAAATGAGTTTAATGCAGTTGTGGGATTATTTGACCAACGATAAACACCCAATTCGTTAGCAAGGTTAATAATGAGATACTTTTGATGTTTCTTAAGTACACTCAAAACGGGTTTGGATGTCCACCAGGGAATTAACTCGCTATTTAGTAAATTTACATTGGATTTACAGGTCAAATCTGCCAGATATACAATTGGAATGATACGGTTGGCTCTACATCTAGTCAGAAATTTATCCAAATCTGCAATTGAATAACTAGGGCGATCGGCTTGACCATAGTTCTTATACCATTGAATTCTAACAGCGTTAGCTCCCGTCTTGGCTAATTCTGTGAGTTTATCGGTTTGAGGAAAATTCCAATCATCTAGTAAGGGTAGATTAATTCCTCGTAAAATAATTTTGTTTCCTAGAGAGTCGTATAAGAACTTACCTTTTGTATAAAAAGTATTGCGCCGAATCGGTTTTTGGCGATTGAATGGTTTAGCAATAGCCTCAAAGGGGGATAACAAATTTGTAGCATAAGCAACTCCAGCCAAAGTTAAAAATTCACGACGTTTCATAAGTTATTCTTGGTTTTATTTAGTATTTATTTTTAAATATTTTGATATGTCGGTTGTTAGCCTTCTTTTAAGTAAGTAGGTGGGTGTTGAAAATTGTCGTTATGACAAGACAGTAGGCAGTAGGCATAATCTCAGGGGATTTTGCTTCAAATGCAAGGGGAACTGTCATGGTGATCGAGTTGAACATGTTGAGCCAAAGTAGTTGTAGCGAGAGGATGGGTAAATCTCATGCTAGCAAAGGGCTGATCAGAATGCTCATGGATTCGCCGCCATTCGCCTATTTGCCAAACGGTACAGAAAATATGTGTTTGCTTGAGAAGGCTAACTATTTAGGGCTTGCTGAAAAAGTACATATAATCTTTTTTTATCCTGATATATCAAGCATTACAGCTACTTTCTTTCGTAATTATACGGAAAAATCCTTTTTTAAACCCCTATTTCGGATGTTATACCGAATTTTGACCTATAACCAGCCTTTACGGGAGGAATATACAGAATTTTTTTTGTATTCCTGAAAATATA includes:
- a CDS encoding ISAzo13-like element ISCasp1 family transposase, which encodes MRKQGAVINIREKYREISPYLNERTRRIWAGTEALGLGYGGITAVSEATGLSQNTIRSGIEELLLSSENPTQTARIRSRGGGRKKLTMADKTLKQDLDSLVEPTSRGDPESPLRWSCKSLAKLASELKNMGHKVCSKTVSTLLKSMGYSLQGNRKTQEGKHNPDRDQQFVHINRTVRQFQNQKHPVISVDTKKKELIGNYKNSGVEWEPSSSPTQVKVHDFVDPELGKAIPYGVYDLQHNQAWVSVGIDHDTASFAVETIRNWWFNMGKPLYPDSQHLLITADCGGSNSYRSRLWKLKLQEFAEQTGLTVHVCHFPPGTSKWNRIEHRLFCHISQNWRGRPLDSLMVIVSLIGNTSTKHGLTVHAQVDPNQYQIGIKVSDEDFNAIAITKDTFHGEWNYQISPRNST
- a CDS encoding sugar transferase, which translates into the protein MTSHSKTIISLDTTRKGSVLLVHLPPRLTVIEAVSFRKYFQTLVEDNTITKIILDFGKTTIIDSSGVGSLISNHKSAQTKNIKLIFWSVTSQVKLAFSLVGLEKIFNIEPNTEAIIPTANRKTEQRPPLTHPSVRSPMKRAIDIVGAIIGLMITGVLFVPIAIAIKLDSPGSILFSQIRCGWMGQRFRIWKFRSMVTDAEALKATITNQASGAFFKSDCDPRITRIGHFLRKTSLDEFPQFWNVLMGDMSLVGTRPATPDELEQYEIRNWQRFDVRPGITGEWQTNGRSKIRNFEDVIELDLRYQKNWSLVYDLKLIFKTIMVVFNKDSGAM
- a CDS encoding ATP-binding protein encodes the protein MSAETDLLIRNSSLQVASDLDAMITVVEWFDQLNCSFLPEQLWVEAQTALIEGFTNVVRHAHSHLSPQTPVDLEVQICHEYFQIRIWDQGDPFDLEAALEDLSQETGDQAFNPLNRDKHWGCIFFLKLQRDYHWTISYTCGIGNKNCLLLRKNLVF
- a CDS encoding SpoIIE family protein phosphatase; the encoded protein is MATITDSKIKILVIDDDRVLQLILKKTLQDQGYEVIVASNGEQGLEQAKHLRPAMIICDWQMGEMDGLEVCRQIKSQPLLSTTFFILLTSRKAVEDRVEGLDTGADDFLSKPIEINELKARVRSGLRLYHTNQKLQQLAEDLHIQKQLLETELNEAADYVKSILPESMSGLITINSKFLPCNQLGGDCFDYYWLDENHLVIYLLDVSGHGLAAALPSISVHNLLRSHSLPKASLYEPSEVLQNLNEIFQMEKQNDQYFTIWYGVFDRSSSQLTYASAGHPPALLLSQTAHSSLEIKHLVTPGQPIGAFAEAEYRNAICEIEDPSKLYVFSDGVYEVEQSDGSLWDLNGFINLLVAYNQPFKLGLDHILEAIETSTGSKAFIDDCSLIEINFNHSC
- a CDS encoding cellulase family glycosylhydrolase → MKRREFLTLAGVAYATNLLSPFEAIAKPFNRQKPIRRNTFYTKGKFLYDSLGNKIILRGINLPLLDDWNFPQTDKLTELAKTGANAVRIQWYKNYGQADRPSYSIADLDKFLTRCRANRIIPIVYLADLTCKSNVNLLNSELIPWWTSKPVLSVLKKHQKYLIINLANELGVYRWSNNPTTALNSFKDTYKNAIARIRQHLQVPIMIDAPDCGTSIEVFTKIGKELINSDRSRNLLFSCHAYWAGYNGMLQLKPALDANLPIVFGEIANKQDENINNSTSYCYYDLDGTGKNHAPKNNFTYQKLLPILKQQQIGWFAWSWWKDRCTERQMAENGDFSNLTPYGEDIVNNSVYGLKVTAKKSSAFGLI